From Methanomassiliicoccales archaeon LGM-RCC1, one genomic window encodes:
- a CDS encoding zinc ribbon domain-containing protein, whose protein sequence is MARICWKCGRMHDEGESSCPFCGATFASEDETYQNDGRTISSENRDAYLRSGPPKYRRNRDSILTAIIPIIILILVAYAVIDLTGILKPDIVYDYGTDEVETGPEWNKVTYQIFLADNKFLYIDWSGISFELNVGEELYSPSQTDMKNLGLVYAGKVSFTIPSSQTYEDAVLNLTYTDGKYSFERDTSLIRSR, encoded by the coding sequence GTGGCTAGGATATGTTGGAAATGCGGAAGAATGCATGACGAAGGCGAATCATCATGTCCGTTCTGCGGAGCAACATTCGCCTCCGAGGACGAAACATATCAGAACGACGGCAGGACCATATCGTCCGAGAACCGCGACGCATATCTGAGATCCGGACCTCCCAAGTACAGGCGTAACCGCGATTCCATCCTTACAGCTATCATCCCCATAATCATCTTGATTCTGGTGGCGTATGCCGTCATTGACCTCACCGGCATCCTGAAACCGGACATAGTGTATGACTACGGGACCGATGAGGTGGAGACGGGACCTGAATGGAACAAGGTCACATACCAAATCTTCCTGGCTGACAACAAGTTTTTGTACATCGACTGGTCCGGGATCTCCTTCGAGCTGAACGTCGGCGAGGAATTGTATTCCCCATCTCAGACGGACATGAAGAACCTGGGTTTGGTCTATGCTGGTAAGGTGTCGTTCACGATACCTTCGTCGCAGACCTATGAGGATGCGGTACTGAACCTGACGTACACGGATGGGAAGTATTCGTTCGAAAGGGATACGTCGCTCATTAGGTCCCGCTGA
- a CDS encoding ABC transporter ATP-binding protein produces the protein MELKVNGLTAMLSNRTVLENVTFSVPESKCLGVCGPNGSGKTTLLLTIAGLYDSHGTVTVDGKDVAEVDPCEAGIHYVADTAAAFDMTVSENLEMFYQCYRGYPGRHRMDSDIEDILEAVKLVGRKDSMPGTLSDGMRKGLSYARTMVGLPDLVIMDEPFSCLDTEGRIHLEGYVRALKSLGTSFVISSNDLMSLQRVSDTLLFLKKGKVLDIIDNREGLDLTERYLALMRGARF, from the coding sequence TTGGAACTGAAAGTGAACGGTCTGACTGCCATGCTATCGAACAGGACGGTTCTGGAGAACGTTACGTTCAGCGTCCCCGAGTCCAAATGCTTGGGGGTATGCGGACCTAATGGTTCCGGAAAGACCACCCTCCTATTGACGATAGCCGGACTGTATGACAGCCATGGTACAGTGACAGTTGATGGGAAGGACGTCGCCGAGGTAGATCCCTGCGAAGCAGGCATCCATTACGTCGCAGATACCGCGGCAGCGTTCGATATGACCGTCTCCGAGAATCTCGAGATGTTCTACCAGTGTTACAGAGGATATCCCGGCAGGCACAGGATGGACTCCGACATCGAGGACATCCTGGAAGCGGTGAAACTTGTCGGCCGCAAGGATTCCATGCCGGGTACCCTGTCAGACGGGATGAGGAAAGGACTGTCCTACGCCAGGACCATGGTGGGACTTCCCGACCTCGTGATCATGGACGAACCGTTCTCCTGTCTGGATACAGAAGGCCGTATCCATCTGGAGGGGTACGTCAGAGCCCTGAAGTCTCTAGGTACGTCATTCGTAATAAGCTCCAACGACCTAATGAGTCTCCAGAGGGTAAGCGACACCCTGCTGTTCCTCAAGAAAGGCAAGGTTCTGGACATAATCGACAACAGGGAGGGA